A part of Emys orbicularis isolate rEmyOrb1 chromosome 13, rEmyOrb1.hap1, whole genome shotgun sequence genomic DNA contains:
- the LOC135888041 gene encoding early activation antigen CD69-like — translation MLYGNCNCKLKQFVSGKSAAWLVAPLDIWILLAFSLPEGKSTCIRFLRCRIRIVAEFFLLAALLISWAVMGFKTQQSCPLSNAASCPVSRSTSSCVGGWIGYRGKCYYFSEAEGNWTYSQNNCSSLGASLAVIDTQQDLDFILRYKGTADPWIGLQRGSDHHWKWGNGTKFNNLFEVRGDANCAFLTETAVSSSRCYTVRSWICNKPYA, via the exons ATGTTGTACGGCAACTGTAACTGCAAACTAAAGCAGTTTGTTTCGGGCAAGTCTGCTGCATGGCTAGTAGCTCCGTTAGATATTTGGATACTATTGGCTTTTTCTCTTCCAGAGGGCAAATCTACATGTATCAGATTTCTTAGATGCAGGATTAGAATTGTAGCTGAATTCTTCCTCCTAGCTGCACTTCTCATTTCTTGGGCAG TGATGGGATTTAAAACCCAGCAGTCATGTCCACTCTCCAACGCTGCCTCATGTCCAGTGAGCCGTTCCACCTCCTCATGTGTGGGTGGCTGGATCGGGTACAGAGGGAAATGCTACTATTTCTCAGAGGCTGAAGGGAACTGGACCTACAGCCAGAATAATTGCTCTTCCCTCGGTGCCTCCCTGGCTGTGATTGACACCCAGCAGGACCTG GATTTCATACTGCGATATAAAGGCACCGCAGATCCGTGGATTGGTCTCCAGAGGGGCTCTGATCATCACTGGAAATGGGGAAATGGCACCAAATTCAACAACCT GTTTGAAGTCAGAGGAGATGCAAACTGCGCATTTCTGACGGAGACTGCAGTCAGCTCTTCAAGGTGCTACACCGTGAGAAGCTGGATCTGCAACAAACCGTATGCGTAA